Proteins encoded together in one Streptomyces sp. B1I3 window:
- a CDS encoding MerR family transcriptional regulator: MEELAEEAGITVRTLRFYRERGLIQPPRREGRIAWYDDHHLARLRTITGLLERGHTLNGIADLATTFDSGRDVAEVLGLGEPTEEIPVRLTPEQLADYFGEQATAENLAAAMELDYLGTDGDEIVHISRRLLEVSAELVRAGVPLSAVLASGRLVREHADALADLFVHTLSTHTANTDSEQLRTLAHAVVDAELSMALDRRLRGEGVTRTQKGPGAGETREP, translated from the coding sequence ATGGAGGAGCTGGCCGAGGAGGCCGGTATAACCGTGCGCACCCTGCGCTTCTACCGGGAGCGCGGGCTGATCCAGCCGCCCCGCCGCGAGGGCCGCATCGCCTGGTACGACGACCACCACCTGGCCCGGCTGCGCACCATCACCGGCCTGCTGGAACGCGGGCACACCCTGAACGGCATCGCCGACCTCGCCACCACCTTCGACAGCGGCCGGGACGTCGCCGAGGTGCTGGGCCTGGGCGAACCGACCGAGGAGATCCCGGTCCGGCTGACACCCGAGCAGCTCGCCGACTACTTCGGGGAACAGGCCACGGCGGAGAACCTCGCCGCCGCCATGGAGCTGGACTATCTCGGCACCGACGGCGACGAGATCGTCCACATCAGCCGCCGCCTGCTGGAGGTGTCGGCGGAACTCGTACGGGCCGGGGTGCCGCTCTCCGCGGTGCTCGCCTCCGGCCGGCTGGTCCGCGAGCACGCCGACGCCCTCGCCGACCTCTTCGTCCACACCCTGAGCACCCACACCGCGAACACGGACAGCGAACAACTACGCACGCTGGCGCACGCGGTGGTGGACGCGGAGCTGTCCATGGCCCTGGACCGCCGGCTGCGCGGAGAGGGCGTCACCCGGACGCAGAAGGGCCCCGGAGCCGGGGAGACCCGGGAGCCGTAG
- a CDS encoding GNAT family N-acetyltransferase — MLIQPRSFDHPDAVKLNDQVQLEYAERYGDEGDITPLDPTMFDPPHGLYLLAYDEQDRPVATGGWRSQERNAEGYSDGDAEIKRMFVIPEGRGRGLARRILAALEADARTAGRTRMVLETGDQQPEAIALYTSSGYTPCEKFGHYRTYDNSICMAKPL; from the coding sequence ATGCTTATCCAGCCCCGGTCCTTCGATCACCCCGATGCCGTCAAACTCAACGACCAGGTGCAGCTCGAGTACGCCGAGCGCTACGGGGACGAGGGCGACATCACACCGCTCGACCCCACGATGTTCGACCCACCTCACGGGTTGTACCTGCTCGCCTACGACGAGCAGGACAGGCCCGTGGCGACCGGCGGCTGGCGTAGCCAGGAGCGGAACGCCGAGGGTTACTCCGACGGCGACGCCGAGATAAAGCGGATGTTCGTGATCCCCGAAGGCCGGGGGCGCGGCCTGGCCCGCCGCATCCTCGCCGCACTGGAGGCCGACGCCCGTACGGCCGGCCGCACCCGCATGGTCCTGGAGACCGGCGACCAGCAGCCCGAGGCGATCGCGCTGTACACGTCGAGCGGCTACACACCCTGCGAGAAGTTCGGCCACTACCGCACGTACGACAACAGCATCTGCATGGCCAAGCCGCTGTAG
- a CDS encoding exodeoxyribonuclease III has product MLTVTTVNVNGLRAAAKKGFVEWLAQTEADVICLQEVRAEPQQLPEEVREPEGWHVVHAPAVAKGRAGVSVYTRHVPERVQIGFGGFGVAGGEEFDASGRYAEVDLPGVTVASLYLPSGEVGTERQGEKERFMAAFLPYLQGLKVRAAAEGREVVVCGDWNIAHREADLKNWRTNRKNSGFLPEEREWLTRVFDEAAYVDVVRQLHPDVEGPYSWWSYRGRAFDNDAGWRIDYQVATPGLAGRAVKAWVERAATHGERWSDHAPVTVTYEERAR; this is encoded by the coding sequence ATGCTGACCGTTACCACCGTAAACGTGAATGGGCTCCGCGCCGCCGCGAAGAAGGGCTTCGTCGAGTGGCTGGCACAGACCGAGGCGGATGTGATCTGTCTCCAGGAGGTCCGCGCCGAACCGCAGCAGCTGCCGGAGGAGGTGCGGGAGCCGGAGGGCTGGCACGTCGTGCATGCTCCGGCGGTGGCAAAGGGGCGTGCGGGGGTGTCCGTCTACACGCGCCACGTACCCGAGCGCGTGCAGATCGGGTTCGGCGGCTTCGGTGTCGCGGGGGGCGAGGAGTTCGACGCGAGCGGGCGCTACGCCGAGGTGGATCTCCCCGGTGTGACGGTGGCCAGTCTGTACCTGCCCTCCGGTGAGGTCGGCACGGAGAGGCAGGGGGAGAAGGAGCGCTTCATGGCGGCCTTCCTTCCCTATCTGCAGGGCCTGAAGGTGCGGGCGGCCGCCGAGGGGCGCGAGGTGGTGGTGTGCGGCGACTGGAACATCGCCCACCGCGAGGCCGACCTCAAGAACTGGAGGACGAACAGGAAGAACTCCGGCTTCCTCCCCGAGGAGCGCGAGTGGCTCACCCGGGTCTTCGACGAGGCGGCTTACGTGGACGTCGTCCGGCAGCTGCATCCGGACGTCGAGGGGCCGTACTCGTGGTGGTCCTACCGTGGCAGGGCGTTCGACAACGACGCCGGCTGGCGCATCGACTACCAGGTGGCGACGCCCGGGCTGGCCGGACGCGCGGTGAAGGCCTGGGTCGAGCGGGCCGCCACGCACGGTGAGCGATGGAGCGACCATGCGCCGGTGACGGTCACATACGAGGAACGCGCTCGCTGA